The sequence below is a genomic window from Actinokineospora baliensis.
ACGTGAAGGACTTCTAGTGGAGCTGCGTCAAACCGCCGGCGAGAAGAAGTTCCTGGCCGTCACCGTCGCCACGACCACGGCAGTGGACACCGAAGACCTCGTCATCAGGTTCGCCTTCACCCCCTACGCCGCGCAGGCCCCGGGAACGACATGGCATCCCGGGCAGTGGCTCAGTCCGATCAAGACGGCCCGCATCCTCCTCGGTGTCGGAGCAGTACCCCTGCCGACCGGGCTGCTCAAGGTCTGGATCTCGGCGAGCAACGGAACCGAAGTCGTGTTCGACGTGCTCGGCACCATCCGGGTCAGCTAGTCGCAGCTCCGTCGACCGAACCGCGGCCTCCGCGCACACCTCGCTCACGTGAAACCGGCTGTGGACCGTGTTTCGGCTCCATCGACGGGATTCCATGACGCAGGACCAGTTCCTCCCTGCGCCGGGTCACATGATCGGTCCGACCTGGCGACGTTCGCACGACGGCAAGTGGTGGCTCCCGCAGCGGACCCTCGGCTGGTCCATCCTCAATTGGTTCGCAACGTATGTCGCTCAGCCCAATGGTCCGACAGCAGGGCTCCCTTTCTTGCCCACTCTGGAACAAGCGCGATTCATTCTCTGGTGGTACGCGGTTGACGAACGCGGCCGGTTCGTTTATCGCGCAGGTATTCTTCGAAGAATCAAAGGATGGGGCAAGGACCCAATTTGTGCGGCGATGAGCCTTGCCGAACTATGCGGACCTACCCTATTTTCACACTTCGACACAAAAGGTGATCCAGTCGGCAAGGCGCATTCGTCGCCGTGGATTCAAATCGCGGCCGTCAGCCAGGACCAAACGCGGAATACTTTCTCACTGTTCCCCGCAATGGCCACGAAGCGGCTTCGAGAAGAGTTCGGCCTCGATCTGAACAAGACCGTCATCTACAGCAGGGCAGGCGGGATCATCGAGGGTGTCACCTCCAGCCCACTCGCGCTCGAAGGAAAGCGGCCCACGTTCTGTGTGCTCAACGAGGTGCAATGGTGGCTACAAGCCAACGACGGCCACTCGATGTTCAACGTCATCGAAGGAAACATCACTAAGAGCCGCGACGGCGAAGCGCGCTACCTGGCCATCTGCAACGCGCACATCCCGGGCCAGGATTCGATTGGTGAACGTCTATGGGACAACCACCAAGCAGTCCTGAGCGGACAAGCAATCGACACGCGCATCCTCTACGACGCTCTTGAAGCACCAGCGACGACGCCGGTATCGGAGATCCCCAACCCGGACGATGACCTTGAAAGGCATCGAGACGGGATCGAGCAACTGCGTGCCGGTATCGCGGTCGCAAGAGGAGACGCGACCTGGCTCGACCTGGACGTCATCATCGCGTCCATTCTCGACATCAACAATCCGGTTTCGGAGTCACGCCGGAAGTTCCTGAATCAGATCAACGCATCCGAAGACGCGTGGATCGCGCCTTGGGAGTGGGACTCCTGCCAAGGAGATGTCACGCTGGAAGCGGGAGACCGAATCACGCTCGGATTCGACGGTTCCAAGGGCTCCGACCACACCGCGCTCGTCGCATGCCGCATCTCCGATGGCGCGATCTTCCCGTTGAAGATCTGGAATCCAGAACTGCATGGCGGTCAGATTCCTCGGGACGACGTCGACGCGATGGTTCACTGGACGTTCGCCAGATTCGATGTGGTCGCCTTCCGTGCCGATGTGCGCGAGTTCGAGGCGTATGTAGACCAATGGGGTGCGAAGTATCGCCGGCGACTCAAGTACAAGTCGTCACCGACCAACGCGGTCGCGTTCGACATGCGCGGGAACAAGAAGAGATTCGCCCTGGATTGCGAACGATTCCATGACGCGGTCCTCTCCTTGGAGATCACCCACTCCGGGAACTCGCTGCTCCGCCAGCACATCCTGAACGCGCGCAGGCATCCGACAGTCTATGACGCCATCACGATCCGAAAAGCGAGCAAAGACAGCAACCGAAAGATCGACGCCGCCGTTTCGGCCGTACTCGCTTTCGGTGCCCGGCAGGAGATCCTGATGAGCAAACATAATCGAGGGCGGAAGGTGGCTGTACTGCGTGGCTGACTATTCCGGGCCGGTGGAAGAGTTGGCGCACCAGATCGCAACCAATCGTCCTCGGCTCGATCTCTCTGCCGACTACTACGAAGCGACATATCGGCTTCAAGCAATCGGACTCGCCGTCCCCCCTGAGATGAGGGCACTCACGGCCCACATCGGCTGGCCTCGCATGTACTTGGACAGCCTCGAAGAGCGGCTGGACATCGAAGGGTTCCGGCTCGGCCAGGACACCGGCGCGGTGGATCGGCTATCCGACTGGTGGCAGGCCAACTCGCTCGACGAAGAGAGCGGCCTCGCCCATCTCGACGCGTTCATCTACGGCAGGTCCTACGTCACCGTCGCGGCACCGAGCGACGAAGACGAGCCCGGTGTTCCGGTGATCCGTGTCGAGTCCCCTGTATCCATGCTCGCCGAGACCGACCCACGGACGCGCAGGGTCACCCGCGCCCTGCGTCTGTACCGGAGCTCGGATCAGACATGGGCCACACTCTACCTACCTGATCGCACCGTCCCGATGACCCTGCGCCGCGACAGATGGGAAGTCGACGGTCCGGTCGTGGAACACCGCCTGGGCATCGTTCCCGTGGTACCGCTCCTCAACCGCGAGCGGCTGTCAGACCGCCACGGGCGAAGCGAGATCACCCCAGAGATCCGCAGCCTCACCGACGCAGCCTCTCGAATCATGATGGACATGCAGGCCGCGGCCGAGATCATGGCGGTCCCGCAGCGTGTCCTCTTCGGTGTCGAAGCCGAAGATGTGGCTGGCGGGGGAACGCCGACAGAGATCATGGATGCCTATCTCGCCCGCATTCTCGCTTTCGAGAACGAGGGCGGCAAGGCGTTTCAGTTCACTGCGGCTGAGCTTCGCAACTTCGTCGAGGTTCTTGAGCAACTTGCGAAACACGTCGCGTCCTACACCGGGCTGCCACCACAGTATCTCGCCTACAACAGCGACAACCCTGCATCTGCGGAGGCGATCCGCAGCAGCGAGGCACGCTTGGTGAAGAAGTCCGAACGCAAGGCACGGATGTTCGGCGGAGCGTGGGAAAGCGTGATGAGGCTGGCCATCCGTGTCATTGACGGGTCAGTGGCGCCAGAGTTGAACCGGCTCGAAGTCGTCTGGCGTGATCCCTCCACTCCGACATTCGCCGCCAAGGCAGACGCCGTGATGAAGCTCTACGCCGGCGGCACGGGGATCATTCCGCGCGAGCAGGCGAGGATCGACATGGGGTACACGCTCGAACAACGCGATGAGATGCGGCGCCTCGATGATGCGGACCCCCTGTCTCGGTTGAACGCACTCGTGGGTTCCCCTGCCGACGCACAAGCCGCGGACGCAGGTCGATTCGAGACGGCCGCGTGACCGCACCGGCACCCGGTCTGACCTACAGCCAGTACGTGCTGCGCCAGGCCGCCATCGTGTCCGCTCTCGCTCGGATCTTGGTGGTGCTGCTAGCGCCGTATCGCGTGTTGCGGCTGGGGCCGGGACTCTGGCAGTCGCTCCTGACGGCGGTCTTCCCCCACGTCGATCGTGCTCGCACGTTGTCGGCATCACTGGCGAGGGAGTTCTACGACGCCGAACGTCTCCGCCAGCTCGCGGACGGAGCGACACAGCAACGTGACAACGAGCACCAGGCGGTGCCAGCCGGGCGAGACGACCCGCCCCGGAGTCGGCATCCGGTCGACCTGCCCGGATACGACCCTCGGTGGCTGGCCGAGTCCTTGGAACCTCATCGCGCCGCACTGTCCCTGCCGAACGCCTCGGCGACGGCGTTGGCCCAAGTCGTCTCGATCGCTGCCAAGCACGCAGAGGACGCGGGCCGTAAGACCACGTTGCGGGGGATCAAGGACGACAAGGAAGCAGTCGGGTGGGCCAGGGTCGCAGGCGGCGGTGAGAGCTGCGCGTTCTGCACGATGCTGATCAGCCGCGGACCGGTCTACCTCTACGCATCAACGGCGGGTCTCGATACCGATGACTTCACCGCCGGGCAGGCAGCGAAGAAGCTGGTCAAGTCGGGGGACAGCACGCTCGTCGACGAGCTGATGACCCGCTGGCACCCCCACTGCGACTGCAAGGTGGTTCCTGTTTTCCGACTTTCCGCATGGTCGGGCAGAGACGCCTATCTAGAGGCGCAGTCTCTGTGGGAAACCGCAACCAAAGGGCTCCGTGGCAAAGACGCGTTGAACGCGCTACGGAGAGCCCTCTACGCAGGTGAACGCGACGAGGACGTTCCCGTCCCCTTGCGCCCCGCAGCCTAGTCACTTCTCCCAATCTCTTGGCGCCCCCGGTGGGCGCCCTTTTTGTGCCCTGGAGGCATTCATTATGTCTGGTTCCACGGTCGAACCGAGCGCATCGGCGACCAATGTTAACGACCTCCCTGAATGGGCGCGGAACGAACTGTCCAGCGTCCGGCAAGAAGCCGCAACTCGTCGTGTCGAGCTGCGAGCGAAGGAGGCCGACGCTACCGCGGCCCTGAATCGGGTCACGGAGCTGACCACCGCGAACGCTGATCTCGAAGCCCAGCTCGTCGCCTCCAGTGCGGAACTCCTACGTCTCAGGATCGCATTGGAGTCCGGCGTACCCGGGGACAAGGCCGCCGACTTCGCGGCCCGTTTGAAGGGTTCGACCGAAGACGAGCTTCGCGTGGACGCGGAGTCCGCCAAGTCGCTCTTCGGCGCTTCCACCTTCTCAGCTCCAGCTATCGACCCCTCGCAGGGGCGCGGCAACGAGACGCCGGTCGCAATCACTCCACAGGCCGCTTTCGCGGAAATGATCCGCGCACAGTTCGAGAGCCTTCACCGATAGGACGCACCCAACTTAATGCCTGCTGCTGGTAACCGGACTGATCAGGGCTATCTGAGTCGCCTCCCGGCTAATCGACTTCCTCGCGAAGTGGTCGGAGACATCTTTACCAAAGCCAAGGATCAGTCGATTCTGCTTTCCCTCGGTCGAGAGATCCCCGTTTCGATCAACGAAACGGTCATCACGACCGGAGACACCTTCCCCGAGGCCGGACAGGTCGGCGGCACCACGCTCGCCAGCCGTGAAGGCGCGGAGAAGCCCCTCCAAGGTATCGGGTTCGGCACCTCGAAGAGCTTCAGCCCGATCAAGCTAGCCGTCATCGTCACCGTTGGCGATGAGTTCGCCAAGGCTAATGTGGACGGTCTCTACACCGACCTCGCCGCCAAGCTGTCCGGGGCGATCGCGAGGGCGGCGGACCTCGCGGCCTTCCACAACCGGGACGCCATCACCGGTCTTCCGCTGATCGGCACCACCGCTTCGTCGTACGTGAACGCCACCAGCAACAGGGTGGAGCTCAACTTCCGCAGGGACGCCGCTCCCGATCTCGTGGATCAGCTCCTGGCCGGGGTGGACCTAGTCGAGGACGACGAGGCCAAGAACTTCGAGGTGAGTGGCTTCGCGGCGGTCTCCCGCATGCGGACGAAGCTCGCGACCCAGCGGGACAAGAACGGTAACCCCGTCTTCATCGGTGACTACCCGGGCAGTGGCGCGCAGATCAATCTGCGTGCTCGCATGGGAAACCTGTTCGGTGTTCCGATCGCCTTCGGACGGTCGGTGAAGGGCAAGCTCGGCGCCTACGCGGGATCGAAGGTCAAGATGTTCGCCGGCGACTGGACTCAGCTCGCCTGGGGCTTCGCCGACGAGATCCGCGTCAAGGTGAGCGACCAGGCCACGGTCGGTGGAGTCAGCATGTGGCAGACCAACCAGATCGCGGTGCTGGCCGAGGCGACTTTCGGCTGGATCGTCAACGACACCGCAGCTTTCGTCGCCTACGACGACGCCGTCGTAGACGCTGCCCCCGCGTGACCTGGGTGGGACGCCCCCTACCGGGCGTCCCACCTCTCGGACGAATAAGAGAGAGTCCCCGAACACCCATGGCCCAACTGACAAGCCCGCGAGGGGTGAAGGTCTTCGTCGCCGACGACAAGGTGGCCCAGCTCGCCCTGCTGGGGTACGTCCCTGTCACCCCGGATGAGCCCGAGCCCGAGGCCGCGGCGCCCCGCAGGCGCGGTAGGCCCCGAACTCGGACCGAGGACTCCGCCCCGGTAGGTGAGTGATGGCCTACGCGACATCCTCCGATGTCGAAGACCGCCTTGGCCGCGAGCTGGACGACAGCGAGACCCAGATCGTCTACACCCGGCTTGAGGACGCCGAGACCCTGATCCTCGCCAAGATCCCCGATCTGCACACCCGGGTCACCGCGAACACTGTGCCGCGCTCGGTCGTCACCATGATCGAGGCAGACGCGGTCCTGAGACTCCTTCGCAACCCGAACGGATTCAGCGGCGAGACCGACGGCAACTACTCCTACCAGCTCTCACGCGACGTGGCATCCGGAAAGCTGGAGATACTGGACAGCGAGTGGGCTCTATTGGGGATTCGACGAAAGCGGTTCGTCATCGCGCCCCGGCTCCCAGTGCCAACGTTCCTCGTTGGGCGATGCTGCAACCCCAACTATCCCATCGAGTCCTGCCTGTGCCTTCGAGAGGCGAACACAGATTAGCCTTCTGGACAGAACGAACTACGACGTCGTGGTCTACATGGAAGAGAAGTCAGCGGACTCCGATGGCAACATCGTGACGCGCCCCTCGTCCGTGGGTTTTCCGGCGCGGGCAATGATCCAGGTTCTCGCACAATCCGGTACGTCCGCCAGGCGCTCCGAGCAGGACAACGAAGGATTCGAAAGCGAGGAAGTGTACCGCTTGCGATTCGCCCGGTCCTTCCCGTACCGATTGGGCGCACAAGCGCGCATCGAGTGGCGTGGCCAATACTGGGCGATCATCGGCGAGGCCCGAATCTATGCGGGCTCTCGCAGCACGGCGCACGTCGACTACACGATTCGCCGCACCTAGTCAGGCACCGAGGCCATCGAGAGCGAACCCGAAAAGCAAAACCACAAAACTCAACAGCTTGATGGTTTTCACGGTTCGATCGTGCCCGTAGACCCAGATCGCGGCGAACAGAAGCACCACCCGGCCAAATGACGTGACGATGACGCCAGTCAACAGGCTAATCCCGGATACAAGAACGATCCGCGGCGCGTCACAGTAGACCAGCACTGTCAAGGCGACAACGAGCGGGATCGTCAGCAGTGTCACTGCCCGCTCCTGGACGGTCAGGTCGATTCCTGCGAGTCGCTTCTTCGGCTTCTCGGCGCGACGGTTCGCCCATGCCTGTATGCGCTCGGGGCCGACAAGGTCCACGACGATGACGGCCGCAGCGATCAGCGTAAGCAGCTTCCCGAGGCGAGCCCACCAGAGAATCTTCATCCCCCACAGGTATGCATCGCGCAGCGTGGGATCTCCCGCTGCCCACCTGCTCAGGGCCTCGCCAACCGATACGTGATCCATTCTTCGCCTTTCCGTGGAGACTCGCTTTGGCCCGACGATATTCAGCCAGGTACATCAACGATGTTGTAGCTCACTTGGCGGGCGTGGTGGATTCGGTTCACGACACCGCCACCCGCATCGGCATTGAAGCCGAATCTCGACTCGACCGCCACCGGTACCGGGGTGAAGCCCGGATCGAGGTAGAGCGTGGAGGTAAGACCGACTCGTTCGTGTCGCTTGTCGACCCGGCCGCTCGGAGTATCGAGTTCGGACACCGGCACAACTTCACTGGCCGATGGGTCCCAGGGCTCTACATCGTGACCGGTGCCGCTCACCGGTTCTAATCGCAGGACGGACTTTGGCTACGCGAACAATGCCGCGAATCCAAGAAGTGGTTATTCCGGTACTGCGGGCAAATCTGCCGGGAGTCACCGTCACATCCTGGGTCCCTAAAGTAGACCATCGAGACTTTCCGCTGCTGAACATTCGCAGGCTGGGTGGACTTCCGAAGGACGTCCGGCGACTGGACATGCCGGTCATCGAAATGACGGCATACAGCCGCGATGGGCTGATCGCCACCGAGAACCTTTATCTGGATGCGCGCCAGGTGCTCTGGGACATGGTCCGCGATCAAACCGTCACTCCACGCGGATATCTTCACAGCTACTTCGAAACCATGGGCCCGTCCCAATTCGACAGCCCGTACGACGACTCCTGGCGAATCCAAGGTTTGATCCAACTCGGGCTTCGCCCGCTCAATCCGTAGGAGTTTCGCCGATCTATGGCGCTCAATGACGATGCGGTTTTCACCGCCGCAAAGGGATACATCCTCACCGCCCCAGTCGGCACCGCGGCCCCAACCCCGACCGCGATCGACTCCTTCAATCCAAACACCGGCCTGTCGCCGTGGATCAGCATCGGACACACGTCACGGGAGGACTTACCCGAGTTCGGTTTCGACGGGGGCGAGACCGAAGTCCGGGGAACGTGGCAGAACGAAGCCCTCAAGTCCGTGACCACGGAAGCGGCGGTCGACTTCGTCACCTTCTCGCTGCACCAGTTCGACGAAGAGGCCCTGTCGCTCTACTACGGGGTGACGAACAGTTCGTCCACGACCGGAGAGTTCTCGGTCGCGGCGGCCTCGACGTCCGCCACCGAGCGCGCGCTGCTGATCGTCATCGTGGACGGACCCACGTCGATCGGCTTCTATGCCCGCAAGGCCGCAATCCGACGCGAAGACGCCATCGAGCTGGCCACTGACGAGTTCGCCCGCCTACCACTGCGCGCCACCTTCCTCAAGGACGGTGCGAACCCACTGTTCTCGTGGATCTCTCTCGACACCGACGTCAACCCGGCGCCTTGAGGCCCGGAACGCGCGGCTCTTGGCGGACCTCAGCGCTTTCCGCCCCACGGCATGGTCCGCCGAACACCCCAGTTGAAAGGTTCGCCGCCGCCCGATGCCCAACATCTTCACCCTCTCCGACCTCCGCGCGGATCTTGACCGCGAGTTCGCCCCACTGACCCTCGACCTGGGCGAGGGGGTTGTCACACTCAGGAACCTCATGCGTGTCTCCGAGGACGAGCGAGCCACCGTGCTCACCGCCCTGTCCGAGGTCGACGAGCTGCATCACTCCGAAGACGACTCCACGACCACCACCCCCGAAGACCTTGCCCGGCTCGCCCGCGCGGTCGAGACGATCCTGTCCGTCGTCGCCGAGCCCGGCCGCGGCGATGCTGTCGTCCGAGCGTTGGGTGGAGACCTGATGCTGTCCATGAAGGTGATGGAAGCCTGGGCGGAGGCGACTCAGCCGGGGGAAGCGCAGCACTCGCCGAGCTGATCGACAAGCACGGCGAGGAACTTGTCGCAGACTTCCTCCTCTACTACCGCCTGGACCTACGTATGGCGCTCGTGCCTGGGTCCGGCCTCTCCGCTCGCCGGGCGCTCGCCTTGGTCAGGCAGCTCCCCCCGGAGTCTGCGACCGTCGCCGCAATTCGCGGTGGACCTCGGTTTCGCGGCTGGGGGCCTGACAGGTACCTCATGGCGAGGCTCATCGACACCGTCACCAATCACGCGTACGCGTTCGTAGCGGCCAACTCCAAGCGGAAGCCGAAGCCACCCGATGCCGTGACACGCCCGGACACCCGCGCTCGCAAGCGCGCCCGAGGCGACTTCTCCGCCTTGGCCGCCGCCCGTATCTCAGCGGTGAGAAAGCTCAAGGAAGGTATGGATGGCGAAAGGCCCCGGCGGTAAGGAAGTCGACCGCGTAGCCGTTCGAGTCGCTCCCAACACCAGCAAGTTCGCCAAGCAGCTCCGGGCTTTTCTCAAGAATCTGAAGAAGATGCTCCGCCTCACGGTGCCAGTCGAGCTAGATATCAAACACGCACGACAGTCCATGGCCCGGCTGAGACGAGATCTCGCCAAGCCCGTGAAGGTCGCCGTCCAAGTCGATGCGAAGAAGCTGGACACCAGCCTCCCGCGAATCGACATGTCCGGTTTGAATCTCGACCTGGGACCAACTGAGACGTTGATCGGCAACATCCTCGTCAAATGGATGCAGACCGAGAGGTTCCTCGGTCTGGTACGGCGGAGAGCAGTCGAGGTAGCCCGCGAGACACTGAACATCGCGAAGCGCACCGCCAATGTTCGCGCACACTGGCGCTATGTCGGCGGAAAGCTGACACAGGCCGCCAAGTCTATTCGCGCGATCAAGGCCGACGGCTTCTATAAGAATCTCCTCCGAACCGGTGACGCACTTGCTGGTGCCACCGGTCGAATGGGCCGGTTCGGGATCGCCGCCACGAGAACCCTCGGACGGACCACAACCCGCCTTGCCCGGGGCGCTGCATCGGCTGTCGGCACCATCGGTTCAGCACTGGGAAGCGCGGTCGGTTCGCTCGGCAAGCTCGGCCGCGCGGGATGGATCGCCGTAGGGGTCTTCACCCTCGCTGCTCCCGCAATCGGACTCGTCAGCACATTGCTGGCCGGCTTGCCGTCATTGGGCCTTGCGGCAGCCGCCGGAATCGCGGCGGTATCCCTCGGGCTGGACGGAATCAAGAGGGCCGCAGCTCAGCTCAAGCCAAACATCGCAGCGCTCAAGGCGTCGCTATCGGCGAACTTTGAGAGCGGTCTTAAGCCGGTATTCGCACAGCTCAAGCGCGTCTTCCCCGTTCTCGACCGGGGTCTCAACAAGGTCGCTGACGGCGTCATCGTCATGGCGCAGTCCTTCGTGGACGTAGTCACGTCCGCGCAAGGTCTTCGCCAGATCGAGGCCATCCTAGGCAACACGGGGAAGTTCTTCACACAGCTTTCCCCGATGGTTCGGGACGGCACGAGCGCATTCTTGGCACTCGGAAAGGCCGGTAGCGAGCAGTTCGGCCTTCTGGCCTCAGTCCTTAACAAGTTTGCACAGGACTTTCGGGCTGCAACCGACCGAGTCATCTCCGACGGCTCTTTCAAGCAAGGAATATCTGGGCTTGCAAAAGTAACAAGCTCCCTGCTTGACGTTTTCGTAAAGCTGTTCGAATCCGGCATCCGAGTAATGGGCCAGATCGGCGGCTCGTTGTCCGAGCTGATTTCGGCGGTCGGTGACGCCGCAGTGGTCCTGCTGCCAATTCTAGGCACCCTGACCAATCTGGTCTCGAAGGTCTTGACCCAAGGGCTTCGCGCACTCATTCCCGTCGTCGAGGCGCTTCAGCCAGCCTTCGAGCTGCTTGCAGAAATGGTGGGGACACTCCTCGGAGACGGGGCAATAGGCGGCCTAGCTCCCATTCTCCTAGAGCTGGCTCGGGTGGTCAATTCCGTCCTGGTAATGGCGCTTCGCGCCATCCAGCCAGCAATCGGCCCCCTAGTCGATTTCCTAGTCCAACTTGGGCGGATCGTGGGGGATTTCCTCGCGGGTGCGTTCCGCGAGCTGGAACCGCTCCTGACTGAGCTTTCGAAGATTCTGTCCGAATTGCTGATTGCCGCCGTTCCGCTTTTGCCTTCTTTGCTTGAGATCGCGCGAGTCGGATTCGGCGTACTGCTGGCAGTTCTCTCTCAGCTCGTCCCGCCCGCCGTGGAATTGGCTCGCGTGGCGCTCCCGATTCTGGTGGATATTGTTCGACTGGCTGTGCCTGCGGTGGCTCAGCTCGCAAAGATCCTAGGTGGGCTTCCTCTCGCGGAACTCACTGGCGCGATCGTGCAGTTCCTGATTCCGGCGTTCAATGCTGTTCTAGTCGCGACGCGAGCGGTTTGGCCACTGGTCTCCGGGATCATCAAAGGCGGCCTCGATTTTGCGATCGGTCTGATTCGATTATTCGTCGGTCTTCTAACCGGAAACTGGCAACTTGCCTGGGAAGGCGCCAAGCAGATCTTGTCTGGCGCCTGGGTCGCGCTCAAGAATGGCTTCACGCTCGGATTGCGCGCGCTGTACGAGCTGGTCGTCGGAATCCCGATGGGGATCCTTCGCAGTCTTGGGAATCTTGGCAGCCTCCTGTATGACGCCGGAGCTTCGATCATTTCCGGGCTGATCGACGGAATCCGCTCGATGTTCAACTCCGCGCTGAACTGGGTGGGTGGACTTGTCTCCGACATTCGAGACTTGTTCCCGTTCTCACCGGCGAAGAAGGGTCCTTTCTCAGGTAAAGGCTACACCCTGTATTCCGGTCGCGCTCTCGTCAGCGACTGGGCAAAGGGCATCCGCGACGGCACGCCGGCCGCGATCGGAGCTATCGAGGAAATGATGGCCGCCACCAACACCGCGGCCTCCGCCGAATGGCAGGGCGAAATCAAAGC
It includes:
- a CDS encoding Gp19/Gp15/Gp42 family protein, which translates into the protein MAYATSSDVEDRLGRELDDSETQIVYTRLEDAETLILAKIPDLHTRVTANTVPRSVVTMIEADAVLRLLRNPNGFSGETDGNYSYQLSRDVASGKLEILDSEWALLGIRRKRFVIAPRLPVPTFLVGRCCNPNYPIESCLCLREANTD
- a CDS encoding phage tail protein, producing MAKGPGGKEVDRVAVRVAPNTSKFAKQLRAFLKNLKKMLRLTVPVELDIKHARQSMARLRRDLAKPVKVAVQVDAKKLDTSLPRIDMSGLNLDLGPTETLIGNILVKWMQTERFLGLVRRRAVEVARETLNIAKRTANVRAHWRYVGGKLTQAAKSIRAIKADGFYKNLLRTGDALAGATGRMGRFGIAATRTLGRTTTRLARGAASAVGTIGSALGSAVGSLGKLGRAGWIAVGVFTLAAPAIGLVSTLLAGLPSLGLAAAAGIAAVSLGLDGIKRAAAQLKPNIAALKASLSANFESGLKPVFAQLKRVFPVLDRGLNKVADGVIVMAQSFVDVVTSAQGLRQIEAILGNTGKFFTQLSPMVRDGTSAFLALGKAGSEQFGLLASVLNKFAQDFRAATDRVISDGSFKQGISGLAKVTSSLLDVFVKLFESGIRVMGQIGGSLSELISAVGDAAVVLLPILGTLTNLVSKVLTQGLRALIPVVEALQPAFELLAEMVGTLLGDGAIGGLAPILLELARVVNSVLVMALRAIQPAIGPLVDFLVQLGRIVGDFLAGAFRELEPLLTELSKILSELLIAAVPLLPSLLEIARVGFGVLLAVLSQLVPPAVELARVALPILVDIVRLAVPAVAQLAKILGGLPLAELTGAIVQFLIPAFNAVLVATRAVWPLVSGIIKGGLDFAIGLIRLFVGLLTGNWQLAWEGAKQILSGAWVALKNGFTLGLRALYELVVGIPMGILRSLGNLGSLLYDAGASIISGLIDGIRSMFNSALNWVGGLVSDIRDLFPFSPAKKGPFSGKGYTLYSGRALVSDWAKGIRDGTPAAIGAIEEMMAATNTAASAEWQGEIKADGFGGIGSVVADALSGWQVQLDGGGLAKLVNKANTRNARRG
- a CDS encoding phage tail assembly protein; the protein is MPNIFTLSDLRADLDREFAPLTLDLGEGVVTLRNLMRVSEDERATVLTALSEVDELHHSEDDSTTTTPEDLARLARAVETILSVVAEPGRGDAVVRALGGDLMLSMKVMEAWAEATQPGEAQHSPS
- a CDS encoding phage major capsid family protein, with translation MVGDIFTKAKDQSILLSLGREIPVSINETVITTGDTFPEAGQVGGTTLASREGAEKPLQGIGFGTSKSFSPIKLAVIVTVGDEFAKANVDGLYTDLAAKLSGAIARAADLAAFHNRDAITGLPLIGTTASSYVNATSNRVELNFRRDAAPDLVDQLLAGVDLVEDDEAKNFEVSGFAAVSRMRTKLATQRDKNGNPVFIGDYPGSGAQINLRARMGNLFGVPIAFGRSVKGKLGAYAGSKVKMFAGDWTQLAWGFADEIRVKVSDQATVGGVSMWQTNQIAVLAEATFGWIVNDTAAFVAYDDAVVDAAPA
- a CDS encoding phage tail tube protein translates to MALNDDAVFTAAKGYILTAPVGTAAPTPTAIDSFNPNTGLSPWISIGHTSREDLPEFGFDGGETEVRGTWQNEALKSVTTEAAVDFVTFSLHQFDEEALSLYYGVTNSSSTTGEFSVAAASTSATERALLIVIVDGPTSIGFYARKAAIRREDAIELATDEFARLPLRATFLKDGANPLFSWISLDTDVNPAP
- a CDS encoding VG15 protein; translated protein: MTAPAPGLTYSQYVLRQAAIVSALARILVVLLAPYRVLRLGPGLWQSLLTAVFPHVDRARTLSASLAREFYDAERLRQLADGATQQRDNEHQAVPAGRDDPPRSRHPVDLPGYDPRWLAESLEPHRAALSLPNASATALAQVVSIAAKHAEDAGRKTTLRGIKDDKEAVGWARVAGGGESCAFCTMLISRGPVYLYASTAGLDTDDFTAGQAAKKLVKSGDSTLVDELMTRWHPHCDCKVVPVFRLSAWSGRDAYLEAQSLWETATKGLRGKDALNALRRALYAGERDEDVPVPLRPAA
- a CDS encoding DUF5403 family protein, producing the protein MHRAAWDLPLPTCSGPRQPIRDPFFAFPWRLALARRYSARYINDVVAHLAGVVDSVHDTATRIGIEAESRLDRHRYRGEARIEVERGGKTDSFVSLVDPAARSIEFGHRHNFTGRWVPGLYIVTGAAHRF
- a CDS encoding phage portal protein: MADYSGPVEELAHQIATNRPRLDLSADYYEATYRLQAIGLAVPPEMRALTAHIGWPRMYLDSLEERLDIEGFRLGQDTGAVDRLSDWWQANSLDEESGLAHLDAFIYGRSYVTVAAPSDEDEPGVPVIRVESPVSMLAETDPRTRRVTRALRLYRSSDQTWATLYLPDRTVPMTLRRDRWEVDGPVVEHRLGIVPVVPLLNRERLSDRHGRSEITPEIRSLTDAASRIMMDMQAAAEIMAVPQRVLFGVEAEDVAGGGTPTEIMDAYLARILAFENEGGKAFQFTAAELRNFVEVLEQLAKHVASYTGLPPQYLAYNSDNPASAEAIRSSEARLVKKSERKARMFGGAWESVMRLAIRVIDGSVAPELNRLEVVWRDPSTPTFAAKADAVMKLYAGGTGIIPREQARIDMGYTLEQRDEMRRLDDADPLSRLNALVGSPADAQAADAGRFETAA